Proteins encoded together in one Musa acuminata AAA Group cultivar baxijiao chromosome BXJ3-6, Cavendish_Baxijiao_AAA, whole genome shotgun sequence window:
- the LOC135582505 gene encoding leucine-rich repeat receptor-like protein FASCIATED EAR2, whose product MMMAMMVERCCCVRTHRFLALFLLPLGFALLASSRGVVGILDPVDFLALQAIRKGLEDMPGSDFFSDWDFTADPCAFPGVFCAGDRVMALALGDPRAGYPGLQGSLDPALGRLSALAELSLVPGRVTGPVPDELAGCPDLRFLALSKNLLSGPIPAGLGALPRLRTLDLSYNQLSGPLPPSLTAAPALSNLILCHNQLSGTLPPFPDAASLLRLDLKHNQLSGPVPSLPPSLQYLALSHNTLTGPVDTVLPRLTRLIFLDLSSNLLEGPIPGSVFEFPLAALQLQRNAFSGKVEPPQEDVVIPVVDLSYNRLWGAVPPQLAAVGRLYLNNNRFSGEVPSRLVQGLSNGMQLLYLQHNFLTGIEIGPAAAAIPVGASLCLQYNCMVPPFDTPCPLKAGTQKMRPVYQCPDWRG is encoded by the coding sequence ATGATGATGGCGATGATGGTGGAGCGATGCTGCTGCGTTCGAACTCACCGTTTCTTGGCGTTGTTCTTGCTGCCACTGGGGTTCGCATTGTTGGCGTCTTCCAGGGGCGTGGTGGGAATTCTGGACCCGGTGGACTTCCTGGCGCTTCAGGCTATACGCAAGGGCCTCGAAGACATGCCTGGCTCCGATTTCTTCTCCGACTGGGACTTCACGGCCGACCCCTGTGCTTTTCCGGGCGTGTTCTGCGCTGGGGACCGCGTCATGGCCCTCGCCCTGGGCGACCCCCGTGCCGGCTACCCCGGCCTCCAGGGCAGCCTCGACCCCGCCCTCGGCCGCCTCTCCGCCCTCGCCGAACTCTCCCTCGTTCCCGGCCGCGTCACGGGCCCGGTCCCCGACGAGCTCGCCGGATGCCCCGACCTCCGCTTTCTCGCTCTCAGCAAGAACCTGCTCTCCGGCCCCATCCCTGCCGGCCTCGGCGCCCTCCCCCGCCTCCGCACCCTCGATCTTAGCTACAACCAGCTCTCCGGTCCCCTCCCCCCCTCCCTCACTGCCGCTCCGGCCCTTTCCAACCTCATCCTCTGCCATAATCAGCTCTCGGGCACCCTCCCGCCTTTCCCGGACGCCGCCTCCCTCCTCCGCCTCGACCTCAAGCACAACCAGCTCTCCGGCCCGGTGCCGTCGTTGCCGCCATCCCTGCAGTACCTCGCCCTCAGCCACAACACCCTCACCGGCCCCGTGGACACTGTGCTTCCGCGCCTCACCCGGCTCATCTTCCTGGACCTCAGCTCCAACCTGCTCGAGGGTCCCATCCCCGGGTCCGTGTTCGAGTTCCCGCTCGCGGCGCTCCAGCTGCAGCGCAACGCCTTCTCCGGGAAAGTGGAGCCGCCGCAGGAGGACGTGGTCATCCCGGTGGTGGACCTGAGCTACAACCGGCTGTGGGGGGCCGTGCCGCCGCAGCTGGCCGCCGTGGGTCGGCTCTACCTCAACAACAACCGGTTCTCCGGGGAGGTGCCGAGCCGCCTGGTGCAGGGGCTCAGCAACGGGATGCAACTGCTCTACCTCCAGCACAACTTCCTGACGGGTATCGAGATAGGGCCCGCGGCTGCAGCCATCCCCGTCGGTGcgtcgctgtgcctgcagtacaaTTGCATGGTGCCGCCGTTCGACACGCCCTGCCCACTCAAGGCCGGCACACAGAAGATGCGCCCCGTCTATCAGTGCCCCGACTGGAGAGGCTGA